A genomic window from Melanotaenia boesemani isolate fMelBoe1 chromosome 15, fMelBoe1.pri, whole genome shotgun sequence includes:
- the spry4 gene encoding protein sprouty homolog 4 — protein MESRVPHHIPGVSSSLISPPLLDSRVPYGRLQHPLTIYPIDQIKSSHVENDYIDSPAVVSQQPLSQKSASRRITWLGQNQEAFLGANHNHHHNHQHQPHQQGRCEPHPHQDTTTHPWISFSGRPSSISSSSSTSSDQRLLDHAAPTPTVDHHPNLHPHHGPVNAISTRPSSESKVLTSSSSASSCSSSSKSLDLKSSKIPAGGVCSTGDQQGLVLIPSSPTEKKHLLLCEHCGKCRCTECTLPRTLPSCWVCNQECLCSAQSLVDMATCMCLVKGIFYHCTEDEDDEGSCADKPCSCSQANCCARWSFMTALSVVLPCLVCYLPAMGLAKLGQKCYDNVSRPGCRCKNSQGGVSVPVCKNGGMEAKVGTEKQQQGS, from the coding sequence ATGGAGTCCAGGGTTCCCCACCACATCCCCGGAGTGTCATCCTCCCTCATATCTCCGCCCTTGCTGGACAGTCGAGTACCCTACGGCCGTCTTCAGCACCCTCTCACCATTTACCCCATTGACCAGATAAAGTCATCACACGTGGAGAACGACTACATCGACAGCCCCGCCGTTGTTTCTCAACAGCCCCTAAGCCAGAAGTCGGCAAGCCGAAGAATTACCTGGCTTGGTCAGAATCAGGAGGCCTTCCTTGGTGCAAACCACAACCATCATCATAATCACCAACATCAGCCCCACCAGCAGGGCAGGTGTGAGCCCCATCCTCACCAGGACACCACCACCCATCCTTGGATTTCCTTTAGTGGAAGGCCCAGCTctatcagcagcagcagcagtacttCATCTGATCAGAGGTTGTTGGACCATGCTGCACCTACACCAACAGTGGACCACCACCCAAATTTGCACCCTCACCATGGTCCTGTCAATGCAATCAGTACCCGACCTTCCTCTGAGTCTAAAGTtctcacctcctcttcctctgcttcctcctgctcctcttcctctaaaTCGCTGGACCTCAAGTCTTCAAAGATTCCAGCAGGAGGTGTGTGCTCCACTGGGGACCAGCAAGGGTTGGTGCTAATACCTTCCTCCCCAACTGAGAAGAAGCACCTCCTTCTCTGCGAGCACTGTGGGAAGTGTCGATGTACTGAGTGTACGCTCCCCCGAACCTTACCCTCCTGCTGGGTCTGCAACCAGGAGTGCCTGTGCTCTGCTCAGAGCCTGGTGGACATGGCCACCTGCATGTGCCTGGTCAAAGGGATCTTCTACCATTGCAccgaggatgaggatgatgagggttCCTGTGCCGACAAGCCCTGCTCATGCTCCCAGGCCAACTGCTGCGCACGCTGGTCCTTCATGACCGCCCTCTCTGTTGTCCTTCCCTGCCTGGTTTGCTATCTACCAGCAATGGGCCTGGCCAAACTGGGACAAAAGTGTTATGACAATGTTAGCAGACCTGGCTGCCGCTGCAAGAACTCACAGGGTGGCGTGAGTGTCCCTGTGTGTAAAAATGGAGGCATGGAAGCAAAAGTTGGgacagaaaagcagcagcagggtTCATGA